A genomic window from Chitinophaga pollutisoli includes:
- a CDS encoding DUF58 domain-containing protein yields the protein MDTAEILKKVRQLEIKTKGLTNHIFAGEYHSAFKGRGMSFSEVRDYQFGDDVRAIDWNVTARFNHPFIKVFEEERELTVMLLVDVSESETFGTTRQTKRSLVTELCAVLAFSAIKNNDKVGVIFFSDGMEKYIPPKKGKSHILFIIRELLSFEPKKKGTNIAETLRFFNNATKKKSIVFLLSDFFSGNYQDALNIAGKRHDVVGVQVYDRRDKELPDAGLIRMTDAETGVSQWVDTSDRKVREYYDRQFQQHAQYCRNAFMKSGSELISIRTDEDYVKALQTFFLNRV from the coding sequence ATGGATACAGCAGAAATATTAAAAAAGGTCCGCCAGCTGGAAATCAAAACCAAAGGGCTGACCAACCACATCTTCGCCGGCGAGTACCATAGCGCCTTCAAAGGCCGCGGTATGTCGTTCAGTGAAGTGCGCGACTACCAGTTCGGGGACGACGTAAGGGCTATCGACTGGAACGTGACCGCACGCTTCAACCATCCCTTCATCAAAGTTTTCGAAGAAGAACGCGAACTGACGGTGATGCTGCTGGTAGACGTGAGCGAAAGCGAAACCTTCGGCACCACGCGCCAGACCAAACGCAGCCTTGTTACCGAGCTCTGCGCCGTGCTGGCATTTTCCGCCATCAAGAACAACGATAAAGTAGGCGTCATCTTTTTCAGCGACGGGATGGAGAAATATATCCCGCCCAAGAAAGGGAAGTCGCATATCCTTTTCATCATACGCGAGCTGCTCTCGTTCGAGCCGAAGAAAAAAGGCACCAACATCGCTGAAACGCTCCGGTTCTTCAACAATGCCACCAAGAAGAAAAGCATCGTCTTTTTGCTCAGCGATTTCTTCTCCGGCAATTACCAGGATGCGCTCAACATCGCCGGCAAACGGCACGATGTGGTGGGCGTCCAGGTGTACGACCGGCGCGACAAGGAACTGCCGGACGCAGGGCTCATCCGCATGACCGACGCCGAAACGGGCGTTTCGCAGTGGGTGGATACCAGCGACCGGAAAGTACGTGAGTATTACGACCGCCAGTTCCAGCAACACGCGCAGTACTGCCGCAACGCATTCATGAAGAGCGGCTCCGAACTCATCAGCATCCGCACGGATGAAGATTATGTAAAAGCATTACAGACCTTTTTCCTGAACAGGGTTTAA
- a CDS encoding MoxR family ATPase, whose translation MENTSYDIRQINEKIHQASAFVDLLNLEINKVIVGQKYMVERLMIGLLAQGHVLLEGVPGLAKTLSIKSLSSAIDARFSRIQFTPDLLPADVVGTMIYNQQRNEFMVRKGPIFANFILADEINRAPAKVQSALLEAMQEKQVTIGDTTFKLEEPFLVLATQNPIEQEGTYTLPEAQVDRFMLKVVIGYPTKEEERHIIRQNLAPEGQAKIHPVVRPEDILEARKLVRQVYMDEKIEQYILDVVFATRNPEDYKLAKLKPLIAYGGSPRASINLALASKAYAFMKRRGYVIPEDVRSVCFDVMRHRVGLTYEAEAENVTSENILSEILNAVEVP comes from the coding sequence ATGGAAAATACCTCGTACGACATCCGTCAGATCAATGAAAAGATTCACCAGGCCAGTGCCTTTGTAGACCTCCTGAATTTGGAGATCAACAAAGTGATCGTGGGCCAGAAATACATGGTGGAGCGCCTCATGATCGGCCTGCTGGCCCAGGGCCACGTGCTGCTCGAAGGCGTGCCCGGCCTCGCCAAAACCCTTTCCATCAAATCCCTGTCGAGCGCCATCGATGCCCGGTTCTCCCGCATACAGTTCACGCCCGACCTGCTGCCGGCCGACGTCGTGGGTACCATGATATACAACCAGCAACGCAATGAGTTCATGGTCCGCAAAGGGCCCATCTTCGCCAACTTCATCCTGGCCGATGAGATCAACCGCGCCCCCGCAAAGGTGCAGAGCGCCCTCCTAGAAGCCATGCAGGAAAAACAGGTGACCATCGGCGATACCACCTTCAAACTCGAAGAACCGTTCCTCGTGCTCGCCACGCAGAACCCCATCGAGCAGGAAGGTACCTACACCCTTCCCGAAGCGCAGGTCGACCGTTTCATGCTTAAAGTCGTGATCGGCTACCCCACCAAGGAAGAGGAACGCCACATCATCCGCCAGAACCTCGCACCGGAAGGCCAGGCGAAAATACACCCGGTGGTGCGCCCCGAGGATATCCTCGAAGCCCGCAAACTCGTGCGCCAGGTGTACATGGACGAAAAAATCGAACAATATATCCTGGACGTGGTGTTCGCCACCCGCAACCCGGAAGATTATAAACTCGCCAAGCTGAAACCGCTCATCGCCTACGGCGGATCTCCCCGCGCCTCCATCAACCTGGCCCTCGCTTCCAAAGCGTACGCCTTCATGAAGCGCCGCGGTTACGTGATCCCCGAAGACGTGCGCAGCGTTTGCTTCGACGTCATGCGCCACCGCGTGGGGCTCACCTACGAAGCCGAAGCCGAAAACGTTACCAGCGAAAACATCCTCAGCGAGATCCTCAACGCCGTAGAAGTGCCATAA
- a CDS encoding peptidylprolyl isomerase codes for MHRKLPVLWLLLLVSLAAQAQRNRKVKLYTPYGKMVIRLYDQTPKHRDNFIKLVKQHYYDSLLFHRVIQHFMIQGGDPDSRRAQPGVALGNGGPEYRIPAEFQLDLYHRRGALGAARDNNPAKESSGSQFYIVQGKKWTDGGLDTLEQTRLGGRKLPVDQREVYKEWGGSPHLDQSYTVFGQVVKGLHVIDSIAAQPTKKPGDRPVEDIRMKMRLKKKFFFF; via the coding sequence ATGCATAGAAAACTACCCGTTTTATGGCTGTTGCTGCTGGTCTCCCTGGCCGCGCAGGCGCAGCGCAACCGAAAAGTGAAGCTGTACACGCCTTACGGCAAAATGGTGATCCGGTTGTACGACCAGACCCCGAAGCACCGCGACAATTTTATCAAGCTCGTGAAGCAGCATTATTACGACAGCCTGCTGTTTCACCGGGTGATCCAACATTTCATGATCCAGGGCGGCGACCCCGACAGCCGGCGGGCGCAGCCCGGTGTGGCGCTGGGCAACGGCGGGCCGGAGTACCGCATCCCGGCGGAGTTCCAGCTGGATCTGTATCACAGGAGGGGCGCGCTGGGCGCGGCGCGGGACAATAACCCGGCGAAAGAATCTTCCGGCAGCCAGTTTTACATCGTGCAGGGTAAGAAGTGGACCGACGGCGGGCTGGATACCCTGGAGCAGACGCGGCTCGGCGGGCGCAAGCTGCCGGTAGACCAGCGGGAGGTGTACAAGGAATGGGGCGGCTCCCCGCACCTGGACCAGAGCTATACCGTTTTCGGACAGGTGGTGAAGGGGCTCCATGTGATCGACAGCATCGCTGCGCAGCCCACGAAAAAGCCGGGCGACCGGCCGGTGGAGGACATCCGCATGAAAATGCGGTTGAAAAAGAAGTTCTTTTTCTTCTAG
- the gcvH gene encoding glycine cleavage system protein GcvH: MNFPSQLRYTKDHEWVLLEGNTAKIGITDFAQRELGDIVFVDISTTGKSLGAEEVFGTVEAVKTVSDLFLPVAGTIGEVNPALDGSPDLVNTDPYGEGWMVTITVNNPADVEDLLTADQYKALVGE, encoded by the coding sequence ATGAATTTTCCGTCGCAACTGCGTTACACCAAAGACCACGAGTGGGTATTATTAGAAGGGAACACAGCGAAAATCGGTATTACCGACTTCGCACAACGTGAATTGGGCGATATCGTGTTCGTGGATATTTCCACGACCGGCAAATCGCTGGGTGCCGAAGAGGTTTTTGGCACGGTAGAGGCGGTAAAGACCGTTTCAGATCTGTTCCTGCCCGTAGCCGGTACCATCGGCGAGGTGAATCCCGCGCTGGACGGCAGCCCCGATCTGGTGAATACGGATCCTTATGGTGAAGGCTGGATGGTGACGATCACCGTTAACAACCCTGCCGACGTGGAAGACCTGCTGACGGCTGACCAGTACAAAGCGCTGGTGGGCGAATAA
- a CDS encoding VanZ family protein, which yields MIRYYLPAAGWILLILFLCTLPGKAVPQIGFLDFLHVDKVAHFFLFGGMVLLLAFGYYRHHGYIGAGMLWLIVFCVTAYGLGIEFIQKYLVVNRSFDMLDVAADAAGAIVGALIFRYIGKRFLK from the coding sequence ATGATCCGTTATTATCTGCCCGCAGCGGGATGGATCCTCCTCATACTATTTTTGTGCACCCTTCCCGGCAAGGCGGTTCCCCAGATCGGTTTTCTGGATTTTTTGCACGTGGATAAAGTGGCGCATTTTTTCCTTTTCGGGGGGATGGTGCTGCTGCTGGCGTTCGGGTATTACCGGCATCACGGGTATATTGGGGCTGGGATGTTGTGGCTGATCGTTTTTTGCGTGACAGCTTACGGGCTGGGGATTGAGTTTATCCAGAAATACCTGGTGGTAAACCGGAGCTTTGATATGTTGGACGTGGCCGCGGATGCGGCGGGCGCTATAGTGGGCGCGCTCATTTTCCGGTACATCGGAAAACGGTTCCTCAAGTAG
- a CDS encoding helix-turn-helix transcriptional regulator, whose product MNVGKTIRRLREFRNLTQEYMAVRLNIGSTAYGNIERNDTKRLTIERLMQIAEVLDVHFTELFSEQPPEQRQLKKGLPEKDLQDLLAYFRQDKLLMKEMVTSLRDSAQKLDHMMNEHLRIMQTVLKPLARETTRRAKASDA is encoded by the coding sequence ATGAACGTAGGTAAAACGATCCGCCGGTTGCGGGAGTTCCGCAACCTGACGCAGGAATACATGGCAGTACGGCTGAATATCGGCTCAACGGCCTATGGCAACATAGAGCGGAATGACACCAAGCGCCTGACGATCGAGCGGCTGATGCAGATCGCGGAGGTGCTGGACGTACATTTTACGGAGCTGTTCAGCGAGCAGCCGCCGGAGCAGCGGCAGCTGAAGAAAGGTCTCCCGGAGAAAGATCTCCAGGATCTCCTTGCGTACTTCCGGCAGGATAAATTGCTGATGAAGGAAATGGTCACTTCGCTGCGGGACTCCGCGCAGAAGCTCGACCATATGATGAATGAGCACCTGCGTATCATGCAGACCGTGCTCAAACCGCTCGCCCGGGAAACCACCCGCCGCGCCAAAGCCTCCGACGCTTAG
- a CDS encoding DUF5686 family protein gives MKLRYAFREEFLEGNYYRFSLGSKYPIVELKYALGVKGIWKSNYSYHKTSFTVSDYLKVAPFGQLYYNFFGGKIFNTTLPYPLLEIHPGNEIYYYNKYAFNMMNRYEFISDQYAGFNLEHTLGSGIFNYIPLVRKLKFRQFWTAKGVIGSLSDNNRALNFQSTYPFKTLEGNPYIELGTGVENILKFIRVDFVWRVAPKPLPAEVNNKKFGIFGSFRLQF, from the coding sequence GTGAAACTGCGTTATGCTTTCCGGGAAGAGTTCCTGGAAGGCAACTATTACCGCTTCAGCCTGGGCAGCAAATATCCCATCGTGGAATTGAAATATGCGCTGGGCGTGAAAGGCATCTGGAAAAGCAATTACAGTTACCACAAAACCTCGTTCACCGTGTCGGATTACCTGAAGGTGGCGCCGTTCGGACAGTTGTACTACAATTTCTTCGGCGGCAAGATCTTCAACACCACGCTGCCTTATCCGCTGCTGGAAATCCATCCCGGCAACGAAATTTATTATTACAACAAGTATGCGTTCAATATGATGAACCGTTACGAGTTCATCAGCGATCAATACGCCGGCTTCAACCTGGAGCATACCCTCGGCAGCGGGATCTTCAATTACATTCCGTTGGTCCGCAAACTGAAGTTCCGCCAGTTCTGGACGGCGAAAGGAGTGATCGGCAGCCTGTCGGACAACAACCGCGCGCTCAATTTCCAATCTACCTATCCGTTCAAAACGCTGGAGGGCAATCCCTACATCGAGCTGGGAACGGGCGTGGAGAATATCCTGAAGTTCATCCGGGTGGACTTTGTATGGCGGGTGGCGCCCAAGCCTTTGCCGGCGGAAGTTAACAACAAGAAGTTCGGCATCTTCGGCAGTTTCCGGTTGCAGTTCTAA
- a CDS encoding DUF5686 family protein, with translation MNGWKRTIALVITIISFLPLHAQHKIKGIVKDAHTQELIPFATLQFVGTNTGMVTDAEGAFLFELPSIPSDSLLVRVMGYARTVLFVDRKLPEQTLIFEISRGDVSLKTYEVKANVNFALILLRNIVRRKPYNNYDRLESYKYEIYNKLELDIKNLNTVKLARNRFSKPFAFILKNIDSTTENQPFLPVFLTESISDYYFQRNPKKTKEIIKASRTSGLDNESVTKFLGGMYQNINVYDNFIPVFDKSFVSPIANNGNLFYNYRITDTQYIANHRFIRMNFEPRRKGENAFIGDLWVMDSTFAIQKMSMAVPNDANINFVRKISLVQEFKPFPDSSGWFLAKDKFVVDFWTPSPKPTKTLEFIGRKTTTYEDLVYNDTAVTNLFSEKRYPQNIVVADSARARTDSFWAGHRHETLSHNEQAIYNMVDTLQKMPLFQKYSNTIRFLATGYKPFGPIEWGPYWYLFSQNRLEGFRARLDLGTTPQFHKDLYLNGYLAYGFGDDRFKGKVSALYLLKRHPRMYVYGSFVRDLDNGASYYDEVGTDNIFTLAIRKPGVPQKFMQIEEKRAEFYKEYFSGFSHHFSVVHKQFMPYDPLPGGLLSRTAAAKPIRTRTWK, from the coding sequence ATGAACGGCTGGAAACGAACCATAGCTTTAGTAATAACGATCATCAGCTTCTTACCCCTCCATGCGCAGCATAAAATAAAGGGAATTGTTAAAGACGCGCACACCCAGGAACTGATCCCATTTGCCACATTGCAATTTGTGGGCACCAATACCGGCATGGTCACCGACGCCGAAGGCGCCTTCCTCTTCGAACTCCCTTCCATCCCTTCAGACTCCCTCCTCGTCCGCGTCATGGGTTACGCCAGAACCGTCCTGTTCGTAGACCGCAAGCTCCCCGAACAAACCCTCATCTTCGAAATCTCCCGCGGCGACGTTTCCCTCAAAACCTACGAGGTAAAAGCGAACGTCAACTTTGCGCTGATACTGCTGCGCAATATCGTCCGCCGGAAACCTTACAATAATTACGACCGCCTCGAAAGCTACAAATACGAAATTTATAACAAGCTCGAACTCGACATCAAAAACCTCAATACCGTTAAACTCGCCAGAAACCGCTTCTCCAAACCTTTCGCCTTTATCCTGAAGAATATTGACAGCACCACGGAAAACCAGCCCTTCCTGCCTGTTTTCCTCACCGAGAGCATTTCCGATTACTATTTCCAGCGGAACCCGAAAAAAACGAAAGAAATCATCAAGGCGTCGCGCACTTCCGGGCTCGACAACGAGAGCGTGACCAAGTTCCTCGGCGGCATGTACCAGAACATCAATGTGTACGACAACTTCATCCCGGTGTTCGACAAAAGTTTCGTGAGCCCCATCGCCAACAACGGCAACCTGTTTTATAATTACCGCATCACCGATACGCAATACATCGCCAATCACCGCTTCATCCGCATGAACTTCGAACCGCGCCGAAAGGGTGAGAACGCTTTCATCGGCGACCTCTGGGTGATGGATTCGACGTTCGCCATCCAGAAGATGAGCATGGCCGTACCGAACGACGCGAATATCAACTTCGTCCGCAAAATCTCGCTGGTGCAGGAGTTCAAACCGTTCCCCGACAGCAGCGGATGGTTCCTGGCGAAAGATAAATTCGTGGTCGACTTCTGGACGCCCAGTCCCAAGCCGACAAAAACCCTCGAGTTCATCGGCCGGAAAACGACGACGTACGAAGACCTCGTGTACAACGACACCGCTGTCACCAACCTGTTCTCCGAAAAGCGGTATCCGCAGAACATCGTGGTGGCCGACAGCGCGCGCGCGCGTACGGATTCGTTCTGGGCCGGGCACCGGCACGAAACGCTGAGCCACAACGAGCAGGCCATTTACAACATGGTGGACACGCTGCAGAAGATGCCCCTGTTCCAGAAGTATTCCAACACCATCCGCTTCCTGGCAACCGGATATAAACCATTCGGACCGATTGAATGGGGACCGTACTGGTACCTCTTTTCCCAGAACCGCCTGGAAGGTTTCAGGGCTCGCCTCGACCTCGGCACCACGCCGCAGTTCCATAAAGACCTTTACCTCAACGGGTACCTGGCCTACGGCTTCGGCGACGACCGTTTCAAAGGAAAAGTGTCGGCGCTCTACCTGCTGAAGCGCCATCCCCGGATGTACGTGTACGGCTCGTTCGTCCGCGACCTGGATAACGGTGCGAGCTATTACGACGAAGTAGGGACGGACAACATCTTTACCCTGGCCATCCGCAAGCCCGGCGTTCCGCAGAAGTTCATGCAGATCGAAGAGAAGCGGGCGGAGTTCTACAAAGAATATTTCAGCGGGTTCTCGCATCACTTTTCGGTGGTGCACAAACAATTCATGCCTTACGATCCCTTGCCCGGGGGGCTACTTTCCCGCACAGCGGCGGCAAAACCGATCCGTACACGAACCTGGAAGTAG
- a CDS encoding transcriptional regulator codes for MNPIEHLNKLFESRIRLGVMSVLMVNEEVSFNDLKAMLDVTDGNLASHLSTLEDNAYIKVHKGFVGRKTNTTYSITKAGEKAFKGHLAALEAMIKFTQ; via the coding sequence ATGAATCCGATCGAGCATCTGAATAAACTTTTTGAAAGCCGCATCCGGCTGGGCGTGATGAGCGTGCTGATGGTCAATGAAGAAGTTAGCTTCAACGACCTCAAAGCTATGCTGGACGTGACAGACGGCAACCTGGCCTCGCACCTTTCCACACTGGAGGATAACGCATACATCAAAGTGCACAAGGGATTTGTGGGCCGGAAAACCAATACCACCTATTCCATCACCAAAGCCGGTGAAAAAGCCTTCAAAGGCCACCTCGCCGCGCTGGAAGCCATGATCAAATTTACACAGTGA
- a CDS encoding diacylglycerol kinase family protein yields MNRRTGLAGSFRNAFRGIATALRSEPNARIHLAATGAVIAAGYWFRCSPGEWAVIAIATGFVWTAELLNTAIEKSMDLLHPDHHPLVKNIKDIAAGAVLLAAIAAVVAAGCIFLPKIL; encoded by the coding sequence ATGAACCGCAGAACAGGCCTCGCCGGCAGCTTCCGCAACGCTTTCCGTGGCATCGCCACCGCACTGCGGAGCGAACCAAACGCCCGCATCCACCTCGCCGCCACGGGCGCCGTTATCGCCGCGGGATACTGGTTCCGGTGTTCCCCGGGCGAATGGGCCGTGATCGCCATCGCCACCGGCTTCGTATGGACCGCCGAACTGCTCAATACCGCCATCGAAAAATCCATGGACCTGCTCCATCCCGATCATCACCCCCTCGTGAAAAATATTAAAGACATCGCCGCCGGCGCTGTTCTCCTGGCAGCTATCGCGGCGGTCGTAGCCGCAGGGTGCATCTTCCTTCCCAAGATTTTATAA
- a CDS encoding MBL fold metallo-hydrolase — MFEIRCFTVNPFQENTYVLINEKKQCIIIDPGFYYEEERNGFLKFMADNGLTVARLLNTHCHLDHIFSNRLVQKMFGKAPEIHRLDQVVLDRSPQSGQMYNIPFEPSPAPVGYLEEGDKVVLGDDELEVILTPGHSPGSISFYCAKQQFVIAGDVLFKQSVGRSDFPGGNFETLASSIREKLYKLPDETVVYSGHGPETTIGFEKVHNPFVPEDPSTRLA, encoded by the coding sequence ATGTTCGAAATCAGGTGCTTTACGGTCAATCCTTTTCAGGAGAACACATACGTACTAATTAACGAAAAAAAGCAGTGTATCATTATAGACCCGGGATTTTATTATGAAGAAGAACGGAACGGGTTTCTCAAATTCATGGCCGACAACGGGTTGACCGTTGCCCGCCTCCTCAATACCCACTGCCATCTGGACCACATCTTCAGCAACAGGCTGGTACAGAAAATGTTTGGCAAAGCCCCGGAAATCCACCGGCTCGACCAGGTGGTGCTCGACCGCTCCCCCCAGTCCGGCCAGATGTACAACATCCCCTTCGAGCCGAGCCCCGCCCCCGTCGGTTATCTGGAGGAAGGCGACAAGGTGGTGTTGGGGGATGATGAGCTGGAAGTGATCCTCACCCCCGGCCATTCTCCCGGAAGCATATCGTTTTATTGCGCCAAACAGCAATTTGTGATCGCCGGAGATGTGTTATTTAAACAGAGTGTGGGCCGATCCGACTTCCCCGGGGGTAATTTTGAAACACTGGCAAGCAGTATCCGGGAAAAACTTTACAAGTTGCCCGACGAAACGGTGGTGTATTCCGGCCACGGTCCCGAGACAACGATCGGGTTCGAGAAGGTGCACAACCCCTTCGTGCCGGAAGACCCCTCAACCCGCCTTGCGTGA
- a CDS encoding oligosaccharide flippase family protein, which translates to MGNIKKLAGATIWYGVPTIFHRFLGFILQLFLTSVFPTEKFGEVTQLYAFIPFCNVIFTYGLETSYFRFTQSVEKDRLYNTLSVSILISTVLFSGVLFLGSPVLADMLGLPGRADLVMLATGVLFFDTLTTIPFAKLRQEGRPRKYAAVKIATIAVQILLTLFFLKWAPKLHADGHFAWYNPERGVEYFVIANMLASFCSLLFLSKEFSAFRWKFDKDLWKEVIRYSWPLMVVGIGGMVNEMLSRLVFPQVYPFPEEVAKSELGIFGANYKLAVLVTICITAFRMGAEPFFFNQSGRQDAQQTYARVMKFFTMFMGAVFLAVALFLDIWIWFITRGPDPRYAEGMHIVPVIAMASVFLGIYYNLTIWYKLTNRNLMGAWITLGGAVVTIVLNIWWIPQFSYTGSSWATFVCYGLMMTVSYLLGQKYYPVPYEVPKIVGYLALAGAIYGLQHYLRAGGLGFWPLQIAGVAGMGIYLAVIAWSERKDIARLLSRKAG; encoded by the coding sequence TTGGGAAACATCAAGAAACTGGCCGGCGCAACGATCTGGTACGGCGTACCCACCATTTTTCACCGATTCCTGGGATTCATCCTCCAGCTCTTCCTCACGAGCGTTTTCCCGACCGAGAAGTTTGGGGAGGTGACCCAGTTGTACGCTTTCATTCCTTTCTGCAACGTTATTTTCACCTACGGGCTGGAAACCAGCTATTTCCGGTTTACGCAGTCGGTGGAAAAAGACCGGCTGTATAATACCCTGAGCGTCTCCATCCTCATCAGCACCGTTCTGTTCTCGGGCGTGTTATTCCTCGGTTCGCCGGTGCTGGCGGATATGCTGGGGCTCCCTGGGCGGGCGGACCTGGTGATGCTGGCAACGGGCGTCCTGTTTTTCGACACCCTGACCACCATCCCTTTCGCCAAGCTGCGCCAGGAAGGCCGTCCGCGCAAATACGCCGCGGTGAAAATCGCGACCATCGCAGTCCAGATCCTTTTAACGCTGTTTTTCCTCAAATGGGCGCCGAAGCTTCATGCCGACGGGCATTTTGCCTGGTACAACCCGGAGCGCGGCGTGGAATATTTCGTGATCGCCAATATGTTGGCCAGCTTTTGTTCGCTGCTGTTCCTTTCAAAGGAGTTCAGCGCGTTCCGCTGGAAGTTTGACAAAGATTTGTGGAAAGAAGTGATCCGCTATAGCTGGCCGCTGATGGTGGTAGGGATTGGCGGGATGGTGAACGAGATGCTGAGCCGGCTGGTTTTCCCGCAGGTGTATCCGTTCCCGGAAGAAGTAGCCAAGAGCGAACTGGGGATTTTCGGAGCCAACTATAAACTGGCCGTTCTCGTAACCATATGCATCACGGCGTTCAGGATGGGCGCGGAACCGTTCTTCTTCAACCAGAGCGGCCGGCAGGATGCCCAGCAGACCTACGCCCGGGTGATGAAGTTCTTTACCATGTTCATGGGCGCGGTGTTCCTGGCCGTGGCGCTCTTCCTCGACATCTGGATCTGGTTCATCACGCGCGGTCCTGATCCGCGGTATGCGGAAGGGATGCACATCGTGCCGGTGATCGCCATGGCGTCGGTGTTTTTAGGGATTTACTACAACCTGACCATATGGTATAAACTCACCAACCGCAACCTCATGGGCGCCTGGATCACGCTGGGCGGGGCGGTGGTCACCATTGTCCTGAATATCTGGTGGATCCCGCAGTTCAGTTATACGGGCTCCTCCTGGGCTACTTTCGTGTGTTACGGGCTGATGATGACCGTTTCGTACCTGCTGGGGCAGAAATATTACCCCGTGCCGTACGAAGTGCCGAAGATTGTGGGGTACCTGGCGCTGGCCGGAGCGATCTACGGGCTGCAACATTACCTGCGGGCCGGAGGGCTCGGGTTCTGGCCGCTGCAGATCGCCGGCGTGGCCGGAATGGGTATATACCTGGCCGTTATAGCCTGGTCGGAAAGGAAAGACATCGCCCGGCTGCTGTCACGCAAGGCGGGTTGA
- the arfB gene encoding alternative ribosome rescue aminoacyl-tRNA hydrolase ArfB, producing MLDVTPEIKFKTARSGGKGGQNVNKVETMVEGYFDIAHSDLLDESQKALLLRNLGGKLNADGLLQVKSQTERSQLGNKGEVIRKMNALLAQGLFVPKKRKKVKPTKAMIEKRLQFKKRLSEKKQNRRNDY from the coding sequence ATGCTTGACGTGACTCCTGAAATAAAATTCAAAACGGCCCGCAGCGGCGGGAAGGGCGGCCAGAACGTGAATAAGGTGGAAACGATGGTGGAAGGGTACTTCGACATCGCGCACTCCGATTTGCTGGACGAAAGCCAGAAAGCCCTGCTCCTCCGGAACCTCGGCGGCAAGCTGAATGCCGACGGGCTGTTGCAGGTGAAGTCGCAGACGGAGCGTTCGCAGCTGGGCAATAAAGGCGAGGTCATCCGCAAAATGAATGCCCTCCTGGCCCAGGGGCTTTTTGTGCCGAAGAAGCGCAAGAAAGTGAAGCCCACGAAAGCCATGATCGAAAAACGCCTGCAGTTCAAGAAACGGCTGAGCGAGAAAAAGCAGAACCGTCGAAACGACTATTGA
- the dtd gene encoding D-aminoacyl-tRNA deacylase — MRAVIQRVTRADVTIGGQVKSAIEGGLLVLLGIEDADGPEDIAWLSAKIVNLRIFNDENGVMNRSVLETGGDILLISQFTLHASTKKGNRPSYLRASKPDTAIPLYENTIARLEADLGKSIGTGTFGADMKISLLNDGPVTIIIDTKNRE, encoded by the coding sequence ATGAGAGCTGTGATCCAAAGGGTAACCCGGGCCGATGTAACGATCGGCGGGCAGGTGAAGTCCGCCATCGAAGGCGGCCTCCTCGTGCTGTTGGGGATAGAAGACGCCGACGGGCCCGAAGATATTGCCTGGCTGAGCGCTAAAATCGTCAACCTCCGCATTTTCAACGACGAAAACGGCGTCATGAACCGCAGCGTCCTCGAAACGGGCGGAGACATCCTCCTCATTTCCCAGTTCACCCTCCACGCTTCCACCAAAAAAGGCAACCGCCCCAGCTACCTCCGGGCCAGCAAACCCGATACCGCCATCCCGCTGTACGAAAATACCATCGCAAGGCTGGAGGCCGACCTGGGGAAAAGCATCGGGACCGGCACTTTCGGGGCGGATATGAAAATCTCCCTCCTGAACGACGGGCCCGTCACCATCATCATCGACACCAAAAACCGCGAATAA
- a CDS encoding nucleotide pyrophosphohydrolase — protein sequence MTIQEAQQRVDQWINTTGVRYFSELTNMAILTEEVGEVARIISRQYGDQSFKPSDRDKNLPDELADVLWVVLCLANQTGVDLTAALEKNFEKKTTRDAQRHQDNEKLKG from the coding sequence ATGACCATCCAGGAAGCCCAGCAGCGCGTCGACCAATGGATCAACACCACCGGCGTCCGCTACTTTTCCGAACTCACCAACATGGCCATCCTCACCGAAGAGGTCGGGGAGGTCGCCAGGATCATCTCCAGGCAATACGGCGACCAGTCGTTCAAACCCTCCGACCGCGACAAGAACCTGCCCGACGAGCTGGCAGACGTGCTTTGGGTCGTGCTTTGCCTCGCCAACCAGACCGGGGTCGACCTCACCGCGGCGCTGGAGAAGAACTTTGAGAAGAAAACCACCCGCGACGCCCAACGGCACCAGGATAACGAAAAGCTGAAGGGTTAG